One Niabella beijingensis DNA window includes the following coding sequences:
- a CDS encoding NAD(P)/FAD-dependent oxidoreductase produces MEKHFQILIIGGGTAGIMVAAQLKKKQSSLTIGIIEPSEKHYYQPAFTLVGAGTYKMENTVRQEASLIPPGVEWMKDKATGFLPKENKIETEKSGSIGYDYLVVAPGLVYDLSMIAGLEEALNKGVVCSNYIDPEYTWKCLQEFKGGNAIFTQPTTPIKCGGAPQKIMYLAADYFKRKGLDKKTNLVFATPGSVIFGVKVIADTLMKVIHRYNVHFKPFYAPVRIDPDKKIAYFQNIAPDENKCVVNEGNVLGERIQGQSVIEIPFDFLHLAPPQVAPEFVRTSGLCNEAGWLNVDINSMQHKTYPNIFGLGDVAALPTAKTGAAIRKQAPVVVDNILKLLAHKPADNKSYDGYSSCPLVTGYGKMTLAEFNYKNEFTPDPMLKYMLVFNSAKEHWRLWLLKKYMLSYMYWNKMMKGKM; encoded by the coding sequence ATGGAAAAGCATTTTCAAATCTTGATTATCGGCGGAGGAACCGCAGGAATTATGGTTGCTGCTCAATTAAAGAAAAAACAATCCAGTTTGACTATTGGCATTATTGAACCCTCCGAAAAGCATTACTATCAACCCGCCTTTACATTAGTAGGTGCAGGCACATACAAGATGGAGAATACCGTAAGGCAGGAAGCATCGCTCATACCTCCGGGCGTGGAATGGATGAAAGATAAGGCTACTGGATTTCTACCCAAAGAAAACAAAATAGAAACCGAAAAAAGCGGAAGTATCGGATATGATTATTTGGTAGTTGCTCCGGGGCTGGTGTATGACCTATCAATGATTGCAGGTTTGGAAGAAGCCTTAAATAAAGGTGTAGTTTGCAGCAACTACATAGACCCTGAATATACATGGAAATGTTTACAGGAGTTCAAAGGTGGCAATGCCATTTTCACCCAGCCCACCACACCGATTAAATGCGGCGGCGCACCACAGAAGATTATGTACCTCGCAGCCGACTATTTTAAGAGAAAAGGGCTGGATAAAAAAACGAATTTGGTCTTTGCTACGCCGGGTTCTGTCATTTTCGGCGTAAAGGTAATCGCCGATACCCTGATGAAAGTTATTCATCGGTATAACGTCCATTTTAAACCTTTTTATGCGCCTGTTCGGATTGACCCGGATAAGAAGATTGCTTACTTCCAAAATATAGCACCCGATGAAAACAAATGTGTGGTAAATGAGGGTAACGTTTTAGGCGAACGGATACAAGGGCAATCGGTTATTGAGATACCTTTTGATTTTCTCCACTTGGCTCCGCCACAGGTTGCGCCTGAATTTGTGCGAACATCCGGCTTATGCAACGAAGCAGGTTGGCTCAATGTCGATATTAACAGCATGCAGCACAAAACGTACCCCAACATTTTCGGCTTAGGAGATGTAGCAGCATTGCCAACAGCAAAGACGGGTGCAGCCATTCGCAAACAGGCTCCGGTGGTGGTGGATAATATTTTAAAATTACTTGCCCATAAGCCAGCAGATAATAAGTCTTACGATGGCTATTCTTCATGCCCATTGGTTACGGGGTATGGTAAAATGACATTGGCTGAATTTAATTATAAGAATGAGTTTACGCCCGACCCGATGCTAAAGTATATGTTAGTATTCAATAGTGCTAAAGAGCATTGGCGTTTGTGGCTACTCAAAAAATATATGCTGTCATATATGTACTGGAATAAGATGATGAAAGGCAAAATGTAA
- a CDS encoding Crp/Fnr family transcriptional regulator, whose protein sequence is MEPLEQITEFKSSPELIGKLYEYSIRKEYGAGSIIVNENSCIRSIPIVVQGTLKVIRTEEDGREILLYYIKAGESCIMSFLGGMHNETSKVKAEVEEDAEILFLPMDKVALFIKEYPQWLEYIFRLYHKRFEELLEIVNAITFKKIDERLLSLLHKKQELTGNNILNITHEQLANELGTARVVVSRLLKQLEENGAVRLGRNKITLM, encoded by the coding sequence ATGGAACCATTAGAACAAATAACTGAATTTAAGTCTTCTCCCGAATTAATCGGGAAATTGTATGAATACAGCATACGAAAAGAATATGGAGCCGGGAGTATTATCGTAAATGAGAACTCTTGCATACGTTCAATTCCTATTGTCGTACAAGGAACATTGAAAGTTATACGAACAGAAGAAGACGGAAGGGAAATTTTATTGTATTATATCAAAGCCGGGGAAAGCTGCATAATGTCTTTTTTGGGTGGTATGCACAATGAAACCAGCAAAGTCAAAGCAGAAGTAGAAGAAGATGCAGAAATCCTTTTCCTGCCAATGGACAAAGTAGCCTTGTTTATCAAAGAATATCCGCAATGGCTGGAATATATATTCCGCCTATACCACAAGCGTTTTGAAGAACTACTGGAGATTGTCAATGCCATCACTTTTAAAAAGATAGATGAACGCCTGTTATCCTTACTGCACAAAAAACAAGAACTTACAGGCAATAATATCCTGAACATCACCCATGAGCAGTTAGCCAATGAATTAGGCACTGCCCGTGTTGTGGTTTCACGGCTCCTGAAGCAGTTGGAAGAAAACGGAGCGGTTCGCTTAGGCAGGAACAAAATCACCCTTATGTAA
- a CDS encoding sulfite exporter TauE/SafE family protein — protein MDLAGYSASIFIGISLGLIGGGGSILTVPVLVYLFNLDAVLATAYSLFIVGATSVVGSFSYFRKGLVHIKTAIVFGIPSIAAIFLTRQYLLPAIPQDIFTFANFTLSKNILLMLLFAVLMIAASYSMIKNDRLAIGEPRQDLPLDFFQIFTQGIFIGVVTGLIGAGGGFLIIPALVNLLKLPMKTAVGTSLVIISINSLMGFLFSLSHTSVQWGFLLSIASIAIIGILIGSYLSTKIKADKLKPAFGWFVLVMGIYIIIKETWLH, from the coding sequence ATGGATTTAGCGGGTTATTCGGCATCAATTTTTATTGGTATTTCTTTAGGACTAATCGGCGGAGGTGGCAGTATTCTTACAGTTCCGGTGCTGGTGTACCTATTTAACCTCGATGCCGTATTAGCTACTGCTTATTCTCTTTTTATCGTTGGTGCAACAAGTGTTGTCGGTTCCTTTTCTTATTTCAGAAAAGGATTGGTTCATATCAAAACAGCCATTGTTTTCGGTATCCCATCTATTGCCGCCATTTTTCTGACCAGACAATACCTACTTCCTGCTATTCCGCAGGATATCTTCACGTTCGCTAATTTCACGCTATCCAAGAATATCCTACTTATGTTGCTTTTTGCTGTATTGATGATTGCAGCTTCTTACAGCATGATTAAGAATGACAGGCTTGCCATTGGTGAACCACGGCAAGATCTGCCACTTGATTTTTTTCAAATTTTTACACAGGGCATTTTCATAGGAGTTGTAACCGGGCTGATTGGCGCAGGTGGCGGCTTCCTGATTATCCCTGCTTTGGTAAACCTGCTGAAATTGCCGATGAAAACCGCCGTAGGGACATCATTGGTAATTATCTCTATTAATTCTCTAATGGGATTTCTGTTTTCCCTGTCTCATACATCGGTACAATGGGGATTTTTATTGAGCATAGCATCTATTGCCATCATCGGCATTTTGATAGGCAGTTACCTTTCTACCAAAATTAAAGCAGACAAGCTAAAACCCGCTTTCGGCTGGTTTGTACTCGTCATGGGTATATATATCATCATTAAGGAAACATGGTTACACTAA
- a CDS encoding ketopantoate reductase family protein, whose amino-acid sequence MTKILIVGIGGVGGYFGGMLAKNFKDKDNISMCFMARGENLKIIKDTGLKITTPERQFIAYPDIISDNPADFGKVDYIILCTKSYDIKETVSKIASCIKEETVFLPLLNGVDSANKIKTLYQNNLVAGGCAYIISRLVAPGHVRDYGHKPTITFGVQDCEDERLNLLYRLFKQSGIDATLTKDIAVKIWEKFVFISSTATITSYYNKTFGEIKQDEKACADLRHLIDECCAIADCKNIQLPANIKESVWDKFLNLLPDATTSMHSDYLSGKKETEVHSLTGYIVEQAKEYHLEVPTYQEMYHHLINR is encoded by the coding sequence ATGACAAAAATCTTAATAGTTGGCATTGGCGGGGTCGGTGGTTATTTTGGTGGCATGCTCGCTAAAAATTTCAAAGACAAGGATAATATATCCATGTGCTTTATGGCGAGAGGTGAAAATCTAAAAATAATAAAAGATACAGGATTAAAAATAACTACGCCCGAAAGACAATTCATAGCGTATCCCGATATAATTTCCGATAATCCGGCGGATTTTGGAAAGGTGGATTACATTATCCTTTGCACCAAAAGTTACGATATAAAGGAAACAGTTAGCAAGATTGCCTCCTGCATTAAGGAAGAAACAGTATTTCTGCCATTGCTCAATGGTGTAGACAGTGCTAATAAGATAAAAACATTGTATCAAAACAACCTTGTTGCAGGCGGGTGTGCCTATATTATTTCGAGGTTGGTTGCACCTGGTCATGTCCGTGATTACGGACACAAGCCTACTATTACTTTTGGTGTTCAGGATTGCGAAGACGAGCGCTTAAACTTACTGTACCGTTTGTTTAAACAGTCCGGGATTGATGCCACCCTTACCAAAGATATTGCCGTTAAGATTTGGGAAAAATTCGTTTTTATTTCATCGACAGCTACCATAACATCCTATTACAATAAAACTTTTGGCGAAATAAAGCAAGACGAAAAGGCTTGTGCCGATTTGCGCCATCTTATTGACGAATGTTGCGCTATTGCTGATTGTAAAAACATTCAACTGCCCGCCAATATAAAAGAAAGTGTATGGGACAAATTTTTAAACCTATTGCCTGATGCCACAACATCTATGCACTCCGATTATTTATCGGGAAAGAAAGAAACGGAAGTACATTCATTAACAGGATATATAGTAGAGCAAGCTAAGGAATATCACCTCGAAGTACCTACCTATCAGGAAATGTATCACCATCTTATCAATCGGTAA